A window of Roseateles sp. XES5 genomic DNA:
TCGCGCTGACGGAAGGCTACCTCAATGCCCAGCTTGCCGCCGTCGCAAGCGCCGCTTGCGCCGCCGCGGGCCGACGACCACCCGTCACACGGGCGCGATAGAGATTCCGGATACCTGTTTCATTCATTTCAAGGACCAGCCCGTGACCGCCAGCAAGCCGAACATCCTGATCATCATGGTCGACCAGCTCAACGGGACCTTTTTCCCCGACGGGCCGGCGGACTGGCTGCATGCGCCACACATGAAGACGCTCGCCGCGCGCTCGGCGCGGTTCCGCAACAACTATACGTCCTCGCCGCTCTGCGCGCCCGCCCGCGCCTCCTTCATGGCCGGCCAGTTGCCGAGCCGCACGCGGGTCTATGACAATGCGGCGGAATACGTTTCCTCCATCCCCACCTTCGCCCATCACCTGCGCCGCGCCGGCTATTACACGGCGCTGTCGGGCAAGATGCATTTCGTCGGGCCGGACCAGCTGCACGGTTTCGAGGAGCGGCTGACCACCGACATCTACCCCGCCGATTTCGGCTGGACGCCCGATTACCGCAAGCCGGGCGAGCGCATCGACTGGTGGTATCACAATATGGGTTCGGTGACGGGCGCGGGCGTGGCCGAGATCACCAACCAGATGGAATATGACGACGAGGTCGCCTTCCTCGCCAACCAGAAACTCTACCAGCTTTCCCGCGAGAACGACGACCAGTACCGCCGTCCCTGGTGCCTCACCGTCTCCTTCACCCATCCGCACGACCCCTATGTGGCGCGCCGGAAATTCTGGGACCTCTACGAGGATTGCGCGCATCTGACGCCCGAGGTCGGCATGCTGGAGGAGCAGGACCCGCATTCCGCCCGCATCCTGCATTCCTGCGACTATGCCAAGTTCGCCATCAGCGGCGAGGACGTGCGCCGCTCGCGCCAGGCCTATTTCGCCAATATCTCCTATCTCGACGAGAAGGTCGGCGAACTCGTCGACACGCTGACGCGCACGCGCATGCTGGACGAGACGCTGGTGCTCTTCTGCTCCGACCATGGCGACATGCTCGGCGAGCGCGGCCTGTGGTTCAAGATGAACTTCTTCGAGGGGTCGGCCCGCGTGCCGCTGATGGTTGCCGGCCCAGGCGTGACGCCCGGCCTGCATCTGGCGCCGACCTCCAATCTCGACGTGACGCCGACGCTCTGCGACCTCGCCGGCATCTCCATGGACGAGGTGATGCCCTGGACCGACGGGGAAAGCCTGCTGCCCGTCATCAACGGCGCGGAACGCACGACGCCGGTGCTGATGGAATATGCGGCCGAAGCCTCCTATGCGCCGCTCGTCGGTATTCGCGAAGGCAAGTGGAAATACATCCATTGCGAACTCGATCCCGAACAGCTCTACGATCTCGAGGCCGATCCGCAGGAACTGACGAACCTTGCGGCCTCCGACAATCCGGGGATCCGGGCGACACTGGATGCCTTCCGCCAGATGCGCGAGGCGCGCTGGGACATGGCCGCCTTCGACGCCGCCGTGCGCGAGAGCCAGGCGCGGCGCTGGGTGGTCTACGAGGCGCTGCGCAACGGCGCCTATTATCCATGGGACCACCAGCCGCTGCAGAAGGCATCCGAACGCTACATGCGCAACCACATGAACCTCGACAATCTCGAGGAATCCAAACGCTATCCGCGAGGAGAATGACATGAAAGCCCAACCGAAAGCCTCGCATTTCATCGACGGCGACTATGTCGAGGATACCGCCGGCACGCCCTTTGAGAGCCTCTATCCCGCCACCGGCGAGGTGATCGCGAAGCTCCATGCCGCAACGCCCGCCATCGTGGAAAAGGCCATCGCCTCCGCCAAGCGCGCGCAGAAGGAATGGGCGGCGATGAGCCCCACCGCGCGCGGCCGCATTCTCAAGCGCGCCGCCGAGATCATGCGCGAGAGGAACCGCGAACTTTCCGAACTGGAAACGCTCGACACCGGCAAGCCGATCCAGGAAACCATCGTCGCCGATCCGACCTCGGGCGCCGACGCCTTCGAATTCTTCGGCGGCATCGCGGCGGCGGGCCTGAACGGCGACTATATCCCGCTCGGGCAGGACTTCGCCTTCACCAAGCGCGTGCCGCTCGGCGTGTGCGTGGGCATCGGCGCCTGGAACTATCCGCAGCAGATCGCCTGCTGGAAGGGCGCGCCAGCGCTGGTCTGCGGCAATGCCATGGTCTTCAAGCCCTCGGAAAACACCCCGCTCGGCGCGCTGAAGAT
This region includes:
- the betC gene encoding choline-sulfatase, with protein sequence MTASKPNILIIMVDQLNGTFFPDGPADWLHAPHMKTLAARSARFRNNYTSSPLCAPARASFMAGQLPSRTRVYDNAAEYVSSIPTFAHHLRRAGYYTALSGKMHFVGPDQLHGFEERLTTDIYPADFGWTPDYRKPGERIDWWYHNMGSVTGAGVAEITNQMEYDDEVAFLANQKLYQLSRENDDQYRRPWCLTVSFTHPHDPYVARRKFWDLYEDCAHLTPEVGMLEEQDPHSARILHSCDYAKFAISGEDVRRSRQAYFANISYLDEKVGELVDTLTRTRMLDETLVLFCSDHGDMLGERGLWFKMNFFEGSARVPLMVAGPGVTPGLHLAPTSNLDVTPTLCDLAGISMDEVMPWTDGESLLPVINGAERTTPVLMEYAAEASYAPLVGIREGKWKYIHCELDPEQLYDLEADPQELTNLAASDNPGIRATLDAFRQMREARWDMAAFDAAVRESQARRWVVYEALRNGAYYPWDHQPLQKASERYMRNHMNLDNLEESKRYPRGE